A DNA window from Mycobacterium sp. IDR2000157661 contains the following coding sequences:
- a CDS encoding BsuBI/PstI family type II restriction endonuclease, with amino-acid sequence MSDTIHAHTSDDERLAYAAAAAVGRRRIETLVQEWGDSHHPWYADTTRETLRDEIWPKWRENGAARLRAGIATSSSLPRWALTASFAGLFDPALDGDALDAAIADWQDAHLNPGAKLKLHYASALAKAEHEVTVQLPGYGQRVLDPGVSSMILKGVIEQWAPARLATPVVLAISQSGDKLYVADQAVLAQIGISINVSSVLPDAIVVDVGVTPATFWIVEAVATDGEINETRKENLTEWAVEQYIAPEQLQFLSAFASRNAPTIRRRLKDIASGTYCWFLDEPGNELSWSEI; translated from the coding sequence ATGTCCGACACGATCCACGCTCACACCAGCGACGACGAGCGCCTGGCCTACGCTGCCGCCGCGGCAGTCGGCCGACGGCGGATAGAGACGCTGGTCCAGGAGTGGGGCGACAGTCACCACCCTTGGTACGCAGACACCACCCGCGAGACGCTGCGCGACGAAATCTGGCCGAAGTGGCGCGAGAACGGCGCGGCGCGGCTGCGTGCGGGCATCGCGACGAGCAGTTCGCTGCCCCGCTGGGCGCTGACCGCTTCGTTCGCCGGCCTGTTCGATCCCGCGCTCGACGGCGACGCGCTCGACGCGGCGATCGCCGACTGGCAGGACGCGCACCTGAACCCCGGCGCGAAATTGAAACTGCACTACGCGAGCGCCCTGGCGAAAGCGGAGCACGAAGTCACCGTCCAGCTTCCGGGATACGGACAACGGGTGCTCGACCCCGGCGTGTCGTCGATGATCCTCAAGGGCGTGATCGAACAGTGGGCACCCGCACGGCTTGCCACGCCGGTAGTGCTCGCCATCAGCCAGTCCGGCGACAAGCTGTACGTCGCGGATCAGGCCGTGCTGGCTCAGATCGGCATTTCGATCAACGTCTCGTCCGTGCTGCCCGACGCGATCGTCGTCGATGTCGGCGTCACGCCGGCGACGTTCTGGATCGTCGAAGCAGTCGCGACGGACGGCGAGATCAACGAGACGCGCAAAGAGAACCTGACCGAGTGGGCGGTCGAGCAGTACATCGCACCGGAGCAGTTGCAATTCCTGTCCGCGTTCGCATCTCGCAACGCTCCAACCATCCGCCGGCGGCTGAAAGACATTGCGAGCGGGACGTATTGCTGGTTTCTCGACGAACCCGGCAACGAACTTTCGTGGAGCGAAATCTAG
- a CDS encoding Eco57I restriction-modification methylase domain-containing protein has protein sequence MPEPMPARSARTNRTSSTPVTSNAITPAAASVLAGVPAWWATRARAAGLSGQWLEVDWAIADTPMPAWAGDAAAVDLAGTTAEELGMLYVSQLDPKDRAQHGRHYTSKVLADTLWAMTKRALGWKRPQALSGLVRDPACGAGALLLPILREHLGAAARVDAQLALAGLPNVIAGTDTDENAVWLANVLLASEMLPILARTPRARRRPLPALAAVGDGLAPADVPTLATVMNPPYGRVRLGSAERERFAESLYGHANLYGLFMATGLDAIAGDGVLSALVPTSFLAGRYFENLRRVLADQAPLREIAFVADRSGSFGGVLQETCLATFSSKRVRRVTISTIGPQTSEVATVRSPRGVLPWLLPRHSDDAPTAAAAIGMRTNLRSVGWRVSTGPLVWNRRKADLVSRPGAGRVPVLWAADIDGGKVHRDAARDSTRYLKLRGNDEHVMVLTEPAVLVQRTTAPEQTRRLVAAHLTADVLAEWGGRVVVENHVNVIRAARGQSQAVPADLLARLLATVTTDRVLRCLSGSVAVSAYELEALPLPEPDVIAGWADLGAADFDAAVARAYRPVSA, from the coding sequence TTGCCGGAACCCATGCCGGCGCGGTCGGCCCGAACGAATCGAACCTCGTCGACTCCTGTCACTTCTAACGCCATCACCCCGGCCGCGGCGTCGGTCCTGGCCGGCGTGCCGGCGTGGTGGGCAACGCGCGCTCGCGCGGCCGGCCTGTCCGGGCAGTGGCTCGAAGTCGACTGGGCGATCGCCGACACTCCGATGCCAGCTTGGGCCGGTGACGCTGCCGCCGTCGACTTGGCCGGCACGACGGCCGAGGAACTGGGCATGCTCTACGTCTCCCAGCTTGACCCGAAGGACCGCGCGCAGCACGGCCGGCACTACACGTCCAAGGTGCTCGCCGACACCCTGTGGGCGATGACCAAGCGGGCTCTCGGGTGGAAGCGCCCGCAAGCTCTGAGCGGGCTGGTGCGTGACCCGGCGTGCGGCGCCGGCGCCCTGCTGCTGCCTATCCTGCGCGAGCACCTGGGCGCCGCCGCGCGCGTTGACGCGCAACTCGCGCTCGCCGGCCTGCCGAACGTCATCGCCGGCACCGACACCGACGAGAACGCCGTCTGGCTCGCGAACGTCCTGCTCGCGTCGGAGATGCTGCCAATTCTGGCGCGCACGCCGCGAGCACGCCGGCGCCCGCTGCCCGCCTTGGCCGCGGTCGGCGACGGGCTCGCACCGGCTGACGTGCCGACGCTGGCAACCGTGATGAACCCGCCGTATGGCCGCGTCCGACTCGGATCGGCCGAGCGCGAGCGCTTCGCCGAGTCGCTCTACGGCCACGCGAACCTGTACGGCCTGTTCATGGCGACCGGCCTCGACGCGATCGCCGGCGACGGCGTTCTGTCCGCGCTCGTCCCGACGTCGTTCCTGGCCGGCCGGTACTTCGAGAACCTGCGGCGGGTGCTCGCCGACCAGGCGCCGCTTCGCGAGATTGCGTTCGTCGCCGACCGGAGCGGATCGTTCGGCGGCGTCCTGCAAGAGACGTGCCTGGCGACGTTCAGTAGCAAGCGGGTCCGGCGGGTCACTATCTCGACGATCGGGCCGCAGACCAGCGAGGTCGCCACCGTGCGATCGCCGCGCGGTGTCCTGCCGTGGCTGCTGCCCCGTCACTCCGACGACGCACCGACCGCAGCGGCGGCGATCGGCATGCGGACAAATCTCCGGTCGGTCGGCTGGCGCGTGTCGACGGGTCCGCTGGTGTGGAATCGGCGCAAGGCGGACCTTGTGTCGCGACCGGGCGCCGGCCGGGTGCCGGTGCTGTGGGCAGCTGACATCGACGGCGGCAAGGTCCATCGCGACGCAGCGCGGGACTCGACGCGCTACCTGAAACTGCGCGGCAACGACGAACACGTCATGGTGCTGACCGAACCGGCCGTCCTGGTGCAGCGCACCACGGCGCCCGAGCAGACGCGCCGGCTGGTCGCCGCTCACCTGACGGCCGACGTCCTCGCCGAATGGGGCGGTCGCGTCGTCGTCGAGAACCATGTGAACGTCATCCGCGCCGCCCGCGGCCAGTCGCAAGCGGTGCCGGCCGACCTGCTCGCACGCCTACTCGCCACCGTCACGACCGATCGGGTTCTGCGCTGCCTGTCTGGCAGCGTCGCGGTGAGCGCCTACGAACTTGAGGCCCTGCCGCTGCCTGAGCCAGACGTCATAGCCGGATGGGCGGACCTCGGCGCGGCCGACTTCGACGCGGCCGTCGCTCGCGCGTATCGGCCGGTGAGCGCATGA
- a CDS encoding ribosome modulation factor: MSRRAEYMFALYSGSLAEPGDRNPYAGGESLVLPQLWMRGYMRMLRVRVETGPAMARYREAVSRN; encoded by the coding sequence GTGAGCAGGCGCGCTGAGTACATGTTCGCGCTCTACTCGGGCTCGCTCGCCGAGCCTGGCGACCGCAACCCCTACGCCGGCGGCGAGTCGCTGGTGCTGCCGCAGCTGTGGATGCGCGGGTACATGCGGATGCTGCGCGTCCGCGTCGAGACCGGGCCGGCGATGGCGCGATACCGCGAAGCCGTGAGCAGAAACTAG
- a CDS encoding DUF7213 family protein, with protein sequence MAPPNGDAEGRAGRTANHHDDEDQDVSTVHEDREAFALLDEAIDAAFAIAHDDDTDQNTVPVDAVLIVGVQAVDNAGDRLGHVEVYPRAGSQPANITRLVAEAGQLLDLAAADGDDQP encoded by the coding sequence ATGGCGCCGCCCAATGGGGACGCCGAGGGGCGCGCCGGCCGCACGGCCAACCACCACGACGACGAGGACCAGGACGTGAGCACAGTCCACGAAGATCGCGAGGCGTTCGCGCTGCTCGACGAAGCGATCGACGCAGCGTTCGCGATCGCACACGACGACGACACCGACCAGAACACCGTGCCAGTGGACGCCGTGCTCATCGTCGGCGTCCAGGCCGTCGACAACGCCGGCGACCGCTTGGGCCACGTCGAGGTCTACCCACGCGCCGGATCGCAGCCGGCCAACATCACGCGGCTGGTAGCCGAGGCCGGCCAACTGCTCGACCTGGCCGCGGCCGACGGCGACGACCAACCATGA
- a CDS encoding helix-turn-helix domain-containing protein: MHPTAPTVPLEDAAERLGISTRHARRIAPKLAGRKAGGRWFVDETALREHLERT; encoded by the coding sequence ATGCACCCGACCGCGCCGACAGTGCCGCTCGAAGACGCTGCCGAACGTCTCGGTATCTCGACCAGGCACGCGCGCCGGATCGCACCGAAGCTGGCCGGCCGCAAGGCCGGCGGACGTTGGTTCGTCGACGAGACGGCACTACGAGAGCACCTGGAAAGGACCTGA
- a CDS encoding recombinase family protein gives MGVRAAIYVRISQDRDGTRLGVERQEQDCRKLASSLGLDVRSVLVDNDISAYSGKRRPQYDALLADVEAGALDVVLAWHPDRLHRSPLELETYIDLSERFGIQTHTVQAGAWDLSTPSGRAVARTLGAWARYESEHKGERIRRARQQQAKAGGWHGGIRPYGFEKDGVTIRPSEAAEIAKATEAIVSGVSLRSLVRDLNERGIPTATARGPWTSVALKDTIMRPRTAGLSSYRGEIVGPAVWPPIVPEDTWRAACSILSDPARRTNGGRGGTVRWLGSGLYVCGVCGEAQLRVGTGGSVKRNTYRCGNRNIRDGGGHVTREAGSLDAYIEEVIVRRLSEPGLLDRFLAADPDQDTTATRVELLAVRERQDQLAGMFAAGEITARQLAVGTEQLAAKEDQLAKALASAGRRNPMQMLAGAKDLRALWFGTVEDRSDGLTLGQRRAILDVLMTVTVLPAPRTRGGFDPEYVQIEWKA, from the coding sequence ATGGGAGTTCGGGCAGCGATCTACGTGCGAATCAGCCAGGACCGGGACGGCACCCGTCTCGGCGTCGAGCGCCAAGAGCAGGACTGTCGGAAGCTCGCGAGCAGTCTCGGGCTCGACGTCCGCAGTGTGCTCGTCGACAACGACATATCGGCCTACAGCGGCAAGCGCCGACCGCAGTACGACGCGCTGCTCGCCGACGTCGAGGCAGGCGCGCTCGACGTCGTTCTCGCGTGGCACCCCGACCGGCTGCACCGTTCCCCGCTCGAACTAGAGACGTACATCGACCTGTCGGAGCGGTTCGGCATCCAGACGCACACCGTCCAGGCCGGCGCGTGGGATCTGTCGACCCCCTCGGGTCGCGCCGTCGCCCGCACGCTCGGCGCCTGGGCGCGGTACGAGTCCGAGCACAAGGGCGAGCGGATCCGGCGCGCGCGCCAGCAGCAGGCGAAGGCCGGCGGCTGGCACGGCGGGATCCGCCCCTACGGCTTCGAGAAGGACGGCGTGACGATCCGGCCGTCGGAAGCCGCCGAGATTGCGAAGGCGACCGAAGCGATCGTGTCCGGGGTGTCGCTGCGCTCGCTGGTGCGCGACCTCAACGAGCGCGGCATCCCGACGGCGACTGCCCGCGGGCCGTGGACGTCGGTCGCGCTCAAAGACACGATCATGCGACCGCGCACGGCTGGCCTGTCGTCGTACCGCGGCGAGATTGTCGGGCCGGCGGTCTGGCCTCCGATCGTGCCCGAGGACACCTGGCGCGCTGCCTGTTCGATCCTGTCCGATCCGGCCCGCCGAACCAACGGCGGTCGCGGCGGAACCGTGCGCTGGCTCGGTTCAGGCCTGTACGTGTGCGGCGTCTGCGGCGAAGCGCAGCTGCGCGTCGGCACCGGCGGCAGCGTCAAGCGGAACACCTACCGCTGCGGGAACCGCAACATCCGCGACGGCGGCGGGCACGTCACCCGCGAGGCAGGCAGCCTCGACGCCTACATCGAAGAAGTGATCGTGCGGCGGCTGTCCGAACCAGGATTGCTCGACCGGTTCCTCGCGGCCGACCCTGACCAGGACACCACTGCGACGCGCGTCGAACTGCTGGCCGTGCGCGAGCGCCAGGACCAACTAGCCGGCATGTTCGCCGCCGGCGAGATCACCGCGCGTCAACTTGCGGTCGGCACCGAGCAGCTTGCCGCGAAAGAGGACCAACTCGCGAAGGCGCTCGCTTCGGCCGGCCGGCGCAACCCGATGCAGATGCTCGCCGGCGCGAAGGATCTTCGCGCGCTGTGGTTCGGCACGGTCGAGGACCGTTCCGACGGTCTGACGCTCGGCCAGCGGCGCGCGATCCTGGACGTGCTGATGACCGTCACGGTCCTGCCGGCGCCGCGCACCCGCGGCGGGTTCGATCCCGAATACGTCCAGATCGAATGGAAGGCGTGA
- a CDS encoding type II secretion system F family protein has product MSGAAITLALALLVAPGPQRHRAHRQAASARSRPRIPVVASLLPAVLVVAALVPTGVAVAVGIVAVTGALRRGRRLGQRRRTAEATLLQGALDVLVGELRIGAHPVAAFDAAAREVDGFVAESLRTVAARARMGADVAAGLHSVARRSSLPAHWERLAVCWQLAHAHGLAVATLMQTAQRDIAARERFCAQVAAGMAGARTTATVLAGLPVLGIGLGQLIGAEPVRFLLWGGAGQWLLAVGVALSCAGLTWSDRITGRVMR; this is encoded by the coding sequence GTGAGCGGCGCCGCCATCACGCTGGCGCTGGCGTTGCTGGTGGCGCCGGGACCGCAGCGACACCGGGCACATCGGCAGGCGGCGAGCGCGCGATCGCGGCCGCGGATACCTGTCGTGGCAAGCCTGCTGCCTGCGGTGCTGGTCGTCGCGGCCTTGGTGCCGACGGGCGTGGCGGTGGCCGTGGGCATCGTCGCCGTGACCGGTGCGCTGCGTCGCGGTCGACGGCTCGGGCAGCGCCGTCGCACCGCCGAGGCGACCCTGCTGCAGGGCGCGCTCGACGTGCTGGTGGGGGAGTTGCGGATCGGCGCGCACCCGGTGGCGGCGTTCGACGCGGCGGCCAGGGAAGTCGACGGATTCGTCGCCGAGTCGTTGCGGACCGTGGCGGCGCGGGCCCGCATGGGCGCCGACGTCGCGGCGGGCCTGCACAGCGTCGCCCGGCGGTCGTCGCTGCCCGCCCACTGGGAGCGCCTCGCGGTGTGCTGGCAGTTGGCCCACGCGCACGGTCTGGCCGTCGCGACGCTGATGCAGACCGCGCAGCGCGACATCGCCGCGCGCGAACGGTTCTGCGCCCAGGTGGCGGCGGGCATGGCGGGCGCGAGAACCACCGCAACGGTTCTCGCGGGGCTGCCGGTGCTCGGCATCGGACTCGGCCAGCTGATCGGCGCCGAGCCGGTGCGCTTCCTGCTGTGGGGCGGTGCGGGGCAGTGGCTGCTCGCCGTCGGCGTGGCGCTGTCGTGCGCGGGCCTGACGTGGTCGGATCGCATCACCGGCCGGGTGATGCGATGA
- a CDS encoding type II secretion system F family protein, with translation MTLAALLLAVALLIRVHSSRSRLRTVAASGGASTAAARTGDPLALASTLDVLAACLRSGMPVSTAASAAVSSAPPQLAGPLDRAAHLLALGAHPSTVWSSPAETADRHIEAFMRLARRSAASGMALAQGIEELAARSRDDAADDARAAAERASVLIAGPLGGCYLPAFVCLGIVPVVAGLAGDVLQSGLL, from the coding sequence ATGACGCTGGCCGCACTGCTACTGGCGGTTGCGCTTCTTATTCGTGTCCATTCGTCACGGTCGCGGCTGCGCACCGTCGCGGCGTCCGGGGGTGCCTCAACCGCCGCAGCGCGCACCGGCGACCCGCTGGCGCTGGCGTCCACGCTCGATGTGCTCGCGGCCTGCCTGCGCTCGGGCATGCCGGTCTCGACGGCCGCCTCGGCGGCCGTGTCGTCGGCGCCGCCCCAGCTGGCAGGACCGCTGGACCGGGCCGCACACCTCCTCGCCCTGGGCGCCCACCCGTCAACGGTCTGGTCGAGTCCGGCCGAGACCGCCGACCGCCACATCGAGGCGTTCATGCGGCTGGCGCGGCGATCGGCCGCCTCGGGCATGGCGCTGGCGCAGGGGATCGAAGAGTTGGCCGCGCGCTCGCGTGACGACGCCGCGGACGACGCCCGGGCCGCCGCCGAGCGGGCTTCGGTGTTGATAGCGGGCCCACTGGGCGGGTGCTACCTGCCTGCCTTCGTATGCCTGGGGATCGTGCCCGTGGTCGCCGGGCTGGCCGGCGACGTGCTGCAGTCGGGACTGCTGTGA
- a CDS encoding DUF4244 domain-containing protein, translated as MLPNRQIRALQARLTMLMMEEDGMSTVEYAIGTIAAAAFGAILYTVVTGDSIVNALTNIISRALKTNV; from the coding sequence ATGTTGCCGAACAGGCAGATTCGCGCTCTTCAAGCTCGGCTGACGATGTTGATGATGGAGGAGGACGGGATGTCGACGGTCGAGTATGCGATCGGCACGATCGCCGCGGCGGCCTTCGGTGCGATCCTCTACACGGTCGTGACCGGCGACTCGATCGTCAACGCGCTGACCAACATCATCAGCCGGGCGCTGAAGACCAATGTCTAG
- a CDS encoding TadE family type IV pilus minor pilin yields the protein MAALVAVLICCVAGLTAVSMQLRCVDAAREAARLAARGGDGIGAARTIAPDGANVRVDADATSVVATVTARSPLLPGLAIAARAVAMVEPGLP from the coding sequence GTGGCGGCGCTGGTTGCGGTGCTCATCTGTTGCGTGGCCGGGCTCACCGCGGTGTCGATGCAGCTCCGGTGTGTCGACGCGGCGCGTGAAGCGGCGCGACTGGCTGCCAGGGGCGGCGACGGAATCGGTGCGGCCCGCACCATCGCTCCGGACGGGGCGAACGTGCGCGTCGACGCCGACGCCACTTCGGTCGTCGCCACTGTCACGGCGCGGTCCCCGCTGCTGCCAGGCCTGGCCATCGCGGCGCGGGCGGTGGCGATGGTGGAGCCTGGCCTGCCGTGA
- a CDS encoding Rv3654c family TadE-like protein, with protein MAVAMIGVLMATTVGAGYVGAAVVARHRAQSAADLAALAAAGRLAGGAGVACGQAAVVATAMRATVVRCDTDGLDVVVAVAVPVELGRFGSGPAHAVARAGPAAADG; from the coding sequence GTGGCCGTTGCGATGATCGGGGTGCTGATGGCGACCACCGTCGGCGCCGGTTATGTCGGCGCCGCGGTAGTCGCCCGGCATCGTGCGCAGTCCGCCGCCGATCTGGCCGCGCTGGCCGCAGCGGGTCGTCTGGCCGGCGGTGCCGGGGTGGCCTGTGGGCAGGCCGCCGTGGTGGCTACGGCGATGCGGGCGACCGTCGTGCGATGCGACACCGACGGCCTCGATGTGGTTGTCGCAGTAGCGGTTCCGGTGGAGCTGGGGCGCTTCGGTAGCGGGCCGGCGCATGCGGTGGCACGCGCCGGACCTGCCGCGGCGGACGGCTAG
- a CDS encoding PAS domain-containing protein, producing MNHDWLLVETLGTEPTLVAQGRRTKNLIPITVFLRRNPHLMAIQTAIGETVRAGQGLSSITPKNDRVIRTEVVPMTDGRIHGVHLWIGLPDMEPPDRPVPGPLVWDLDTGIATDTAEALQNSGWDPTHAPTRNRTFADDLPKRELNPSEAKVLAMAIRREPGTTLCGSWDVVDYRGEPITVGFVARTVLEATDDGAERLLCRAMNWRGEPEESASSPDQLAQRILNGLAQPGVHRALVDLSNWTLLKWLDDPAPFFDWRAGLAGEHVVHSADRPEMARMVDDFATGTASGVLRMPSGHDGEWTPVHVTLNRVEIDDDVYAGLATLRRPSADELAAAAIDSTGPSPELSDTPRR from the coding sequence ATGAACCACGACTGGCTGCTCGTGGAAACGCTGGGCACTGAGCCCACCTTGGTCGCCCAGGGTCGGCGGACCAAGAATCTGATCCCGATCACGGTGTTTCTGAGGCGCAATCCCCACCTGATGGCCATTCAGACCGCCATCGGGGAGACTGTGCGCGCCGGTCAGGGGCTCAGCAGCATCACGCCGAAGAACGACCGCGTGATCCGCACGGAAGTGGTGCCGATGACCGACGGGCGCATCCACGGCGTTCACCTGTGGATCGGGCTGCCGGACATGGAACCACCCGACCGGCCGGTGCCCGGTCCGCTGGTGTGGGATCTGGACACCGGGATCGCCACCGATACGGCCGAGGCCCTGCAGAACAGCGGCTGGGACCCCACACACGCGCCGACCCGCAACCGCACCTTCGCCGACGACCTGCCCAAGCGCGAACTGAACCCGAGCGAAGCCAAGGTGCTCGCCATGGCGATCAGGCGCGAACCGGGTACGACGCTGTGCGGTTCATGGGACGTGGTCGACTACCGAGGCGAGCCGATCACGGTCGGGTTCGTCGCCCGCACGGTGCTCGAGGCCACCGATGACGGCGCCGAACGGCTGCTCTGCCGGGCGATGAACTGGCGCGGCGAGCCCGAAGAGTCGGCGTCCTCGCCGGATCAGCTCGCGCAACGAATACTCAACGGGCTGGCGCAACCAGGGGTGCACCGCGCGTTGGTGGACCTGTCGAACTGGACGCTGCTGAAGTGGCTCGACGATCCGGCGCCGTTCTTCGACTGGCGCGCCGGCCTGGCAGGTGAACATGTGGTGCATTCCGCGGACCGCCCCGAGATGGCCCGCATGGTCGACGATTTCGCGACCGGCACGGCGTCGGGCGTGCTGCGGATGCCGAGCGGGCATGACGGCGAGTGGACGCCGGTGCATGTCACCCTCAACCGGGTCGAGATCGACGACGACGTCTACGCCGGACTGGCCACACTGCGCAGGCCCAGCGCCGACGAGCTCGCCGCCGCGGCGATCGACAGTACCGGACCATCTCCCGAGCTGAGTGACACGCCAAGGCGCTAG